A single window of Bombyx mori chromosome 9, ASM3026992v2 DNA harbors:
- the LOC101746813 gene encoding DNA polymerase zeta catalytic subunit isoform X2 yields MSSLQLRIVVCDHYMTKPTAGLDVTYSEFRGTDIKQVPVLRIFGPAKDGYKACLHIHGVFPYFYIPCPTQNPEPQLLYQIAASLDKALNIAMKQATSSNQHVYKISLVKGLPFYGYHDKEHLYLKVFLYSPGLIKQAVELFSSGAILGQTFQPHESHLNFTLQFFIDFNLFGMSDIDLQSVQFRKSGLSQKSNEVLFDTKENTLTSESSCHYEADCMASHIINRQRIGKGDGIENPGLEEVWNQELERRKQLNMSLASKSLSQGLTSLKQVETDSHYKFENIFAVKLSNKIDKPVLLEHAYYPAETLGDTQLFKAVDVSIHLPSKDLDLTLNRTTKMNLNENEEEDLDTTIVDENLVLNSSMSLQYSQVLLNSEDMELIDMLHDMDQQRVEEDSIMGTPANQDQEVDVELDDAEYSRIFNDDSVCHDQNESENNGSPLSWHDSFWDGANIPQLDGTFDNDHVTKVRKKRRRTLQLGLSRPKKKNERVNNPTNTDSNIDTSEIDEINVSRETADGDVCISELVRASKISKTSIENTEIKSEETIIDAVSRITAKQNIVKLMNKSEIYDLQNKFVPTAGPSNKPVDCDNTEMGNSSNNELELSPDGNELGIVSFYDASKVFDDSFNQTFLQEQTNCDDCSDIIANEYEKQEDYDKFKDTELKLDVSVNEKLDTGIKIFTPTVKPPTKNEMEAKYKIRKTKQVQPFFSDYKDVGDKVEIGQLVLKLHSNLSRDQKPFEKVLETESIENWRKLLFLQKYATQDDYKPDTLRTLLAGNSRYVIQPVVRPPTSEQVKKWINEQKALQLLSQFSSEQAISKNMDDFNNSQALGLNEDEINSSIVSIENCESGKPDNSFQITLNTDGSFLCFGNTDNCKDNNSCEVATVNADFLTSMVIEVHTSVRGDMHPDPAVDPIKAVFYSVINDCPNNHFLKKSLTGIIVVDSSSRKYLDGCVFNVPVIYISNEIEAIDEVIKLVNLHDPDIMCGYEIEMNSWGYVLERAEILGLDVLKDLSRITEKNRQKRWIKNESDYEGRIIGRVIFNVWRLFRHELALSSYSFENCMYEVLNERVPSYSYAQLSDWWCDESKMLRWIPVDYYLTKLSGTVRMLQKLDIINRTSELARLFGLQWWEVLSRGSQFRVESLMLRATRPLNVIALSPTIKQRSTMRAPETLPLIFEPESRFYSDPVIVLDFQSLYPSMMISYNYCFSTCIGRVQNINGETAYEFGAWRLRIPRSKLEALVKNSLIHWSPVGIGFVKTSVRRGVLPALLRRILAARQAVKKSMKMQKDEAVKKAMHSRQLGLKLIANVTYGYTAANFSGRMPCVEVADSVVAKGRETLERAIKLVRENTTWNAKVIYGDTDSMFVLVPGRSRLEAFEIGQQIADAVTADNPPPVALKLEKVYQPCILQTKKRYVGFMFESPDQEKPTYEAKGIETVRRDGCPAGVKLLRQSLCELFTHGDMSVVKRLVKATLSRLAETSLPVHELFFTREYHGQAGYRPGASAPPNEIAKRIGMKDRRAIPRTGWRVSWLVTCGAPGVPLVRLARTPQELTRDRSLRPHVAYYATRVLLPPLHRCLSLLGVDVFKWWNELGYNRTAQQREQTQSGGIAKYMSRERCAVCGVRTNARSAVCPQCAHTQRACVVLQTRANNAATYLDSCYSICSSCCGHTDTEKCQNVECPVLWRRSSACERYSQMTELLTHLP; encoded by the exons atgagtTCATTGCAGT TGCGCATTGTCGTATGTGATCATTATATGACGAAACCAACTGCAGGTCTGGATGTTACTTATTCAGAATTCAGAGGAACTGACATCAAACAG GTACCAGTTCTCAGAATATTTGGACCAGCAAAAGATGGGTACAAGGCCTGTTTACATATTCATGGGGTATTTCCCTATTTCTACATACCATGTCCAACTCAAAATCCAGAGCCGCAACTTTTGTATCAG ATAGCAGCAAGTTTGGATAAAGCTTTAAATATAGCCATGAAACAGGCAACATCTTCCAATCAACATGTTTACAAAATATCACTAGTCAAAGGCTT ACCTTTTTACGGATACCATGATAAAGAGCATTTATATCTGAAAGTTTTTCTGTACAGTCCTGGGTTAATAAAGCAAGCAGTTGAACTCTTCAGTTCTGGGGCTATTTTAGGCCAGACATTTCAACCTCACGAATCACATCTAAACTTCACATTACAATTCTTTATAGATTTCAATCTTTTCGGAATGAGCGACATCGATTTGCAAAGCGTACAATTCCGAAAATCTGGTCTTTCTCAAAAGAGCAATGAAGTTTTATTTGATACAAAAGAAAATACTTTAACCTCGGAAAGCAGTTGCCATTACGAAGCTGACTGTATGGCTTCTCATATTATTAACCGTCAACGAATAGGTAAAGGAGATGGTATAGAAAATCCAGGATTAGAAGAAGTTTGGAACCAAGAGTTGGAAAGGCGGAAACAGTTAAATATGTCTTTAGCCTCAAAGTCACTCTCTCAAGGTCTTACTTCTTTAAAACAAGTAGAGACAGATTCACACTACAAATTCGAAAATATATTTGCCgtaaaattatcaaataaaattgataagCCTGTTCTTCTAGAGCACGCTTATTATCCAGCTGAGACTCTAGGAGATACGCAGCTGTTTAAAGCAGTTGATGTATCAATACATCTGCCTAGTAAAGACCTAGATTTGACCTTAAATAGAACgacaaaaatgaatttaaatgaaaacgaGGAAGAAGATTTGGATACCACCATTGTTGATGAAAATTTAGTCCTAAACAGTTCCATGTCTTTACAATACAGTCAAGTTTTGT TAAACAGTGAAGATATGGAATTAATTGATATGTTGCATGATATGGACCAACAACGTGTTGAGGAAGACAGCATCATGGGGACTCCAGCAAACCAAGATCAAGAAGTTGATGTCGAATTAGATGATGCAGAATACTCTAGGATATTTAATGATGATTCTGTTTGTCATGATCAAAATGAAAg TGAAAATAATGGCAGTCCTTTGTCTTGGCACGACTCTTTCTGGGATGGAGCTAATATTCCACAATTAGACGGCACATTCGACAACGACC ATGTCACAAAAGTTCGGAAAAAAAGAAGACGAACTCTTCAATTAGGGTTATCTAggccaaagaaaaaaaacgaaagggTAAATAATCCAACAAATACAGATTCTAATATAGACACTAGTGAAATAGACGAGATAAACGTTTCCAGAGAAACTGCTGATGGTGATGTATGTATCTCAGAACTAGTAAGGGCTAGCAAAATTTCAAAAACGTCAATAGAAAACACTGAAATTAAATCAGAAGAAACAATCATAGATGCAGTGTCTAGAATAACGGCTAAGCAAAATATTGTCAAGCTGATGAATAAATCTGAAATTTAcgatttacaaaacaaattcgTACCAACAGCAGGTCCCTCTAATAAACCCGTTGATTGTGACAACACGGAAATGGGTAATTCATCAAATAACGAATTAGAATTATCACCTGATGGTAATGAACTAGGTATAGTTAGCTTTTATGATGCATCTAAAGTGTTTGATGATTCTTTTAATCAAACATTTTTACAAGAACAGACAAATTGTGATGACTGTTCTGATATTATTGCAAATGAATATGAAAAACAAGAAGACTATGACAAATTTAAAGATACGGAACTAAAATTAGATGTATCAGTAAACGAAAAACTAGACACtggtattaaaatttttactcCAACCGTAAAGCCAccaactaaaaatgaaatggAAGCTAAATATAAAATCCGAAAAACAAAACAGGTTCAACCATTTTTTTCTGATTATAAAGATGTTGGAGATAAAGTAGAAATCGGCCAATTGGTTTTAAAATTGCACAGTAATTTGTCACGCGACCAAAAACCGTTTGAAAAAGTATTGGAAACTGAAAGCATTGAAAATTGGAGAAAACTATTATTTCTACAAAAGTATGCAACACAAGACGACTACAAACCAGACACGCTGAGAACATTGTTAGCAGGAAATTCAAGATATGTTATACAGCCTGTTGTGAGACCTCCAACGAGTGAGCAAGTAAAGAAATGGATAAATGAACAAAAAGCTCTCCAACTATTGTCACAATTTAGCTCAGAACAAGCAATTTCCAAAAACATGGACGATTTCAATAATTCTCAAGCTTTAGGTTTAAATGAAGATGAAATTAATAGTAGTATCGTAAGCATCGAAAATTGCGAAAGT GGAAAACCAGACAACAGTtttcaaataacattaaatactgACGGATCTTTCCTTTGCTTTGGAAATACTGATAACTGTAAAGATAATAATTCCTGCGAAGTAGCCACAGTGAAc GCGGACTTTCTCACTTCAATGGTTATTGAAGTCCACACTTCTGTGAGAGGTGATATGCATCCAGATCCGGCGGTAGATCCAATAAAAGCTGTGTTTTACTCTGTTATCAATGACTGCCCGAATAATCATTtcctaaaaaaatctttaacgGGAATCATTGTGGTCGATTCAAGTTCCCGAAAATATTTAGATGGGTGCGTATTCAATGTTCCTGTAATCTACATTAGTAATGAAATTGAAGCCATCGATGAAGTAATTAAATTAGTAAACCTACATGATCCAGACATAATGTGCGGTTATGAAATAGAAATGAATTCTTGGGGATACGTATTGGAAAGAGCTGAGATTCTTGGGTTGGATGTTTTAAAAGATTTATCTAGAATTACCGAGAAGAACAGACAAAAACGTTGGATCAAAAATGAATCCGATTACGAAGGTAGAATTATTGGGAGAGTTATATTCAATGTGTGGCGTTTGTTTCGTCACGAACTGGCATTATCAAGCTACAGTTTCGAGAATTGTATGTACGAAGTATTGAATGAACGAGTACCGTCATACAGCTATGCGCAACTGTCGGATTGGTGGTGCGACGAATCGAAAATGTTAAGATGGATTCCCGTCGATTATTATTTGACCAAACTGTCGGGTACAGTCAGAATGCTACAGAAATTGGATATCATAA ATAGAACGTCGGAACTGGCCAGATTGTTTGGTCTGCAGTGGTGGGAAGTTTTGTCCAGAGGATCACAGTTCCGTGTCGAATCTCTGATGCTACGAGCGACCAGACCTCTCAATGTTATTGCTCTATCCCCAACTATAAAACAGAGATCTACCATGCGAGCCCCTGAAACTTTGCCTCTTATATTTGAACCGG AATCTCGATTCTACTCGGATCCAGTGATTGTCCTAGATTTTCAGAGTCTGTATCCTTCGATGATGATTTCCTACAACTATTGCTTCTCAACGTGTATCGGTCGCGTGCAGAATATTAATgg CGAAACGGCCTATGAGTTCGGGGCATGGCGCTTAAGGATTCCTAGATCAAAGTTAGAAGCTCTTGTTAAAAACTCCCTAATACATTGGTCGCCGGTTGGGATTGGATTTGTTAAAACGTCGGTTCGGAGAGGCGTACTGCCAGCGCTCTTGAGGAGAATACTCGCTGCTAGACAAGCAGTTAAGAAAAGTATGAAAATGCAGAAAGATGAGGCAGTAAAGAAAGCGATGCATTCCAGACAATTAG GTTTAAAATTAATAGCCAACGTGACATACGGATATACAGCTGCGAACTTCAGTGGACGTATGCCTTGCGTGGAAGTCGCCGATAGTGTCGTGGCTAAAGGCAGAGAAACGCTTGAAAGAGCCATAAAATTAGTTCGGGAAAATACTACATGGAATGCCAAG gtTATATACGGTGACACTGATTCAATGTTCGTGTTGGTGCCCGGCAGGAGTCGTTTAGAAGCATTCGAAATCGGTCAGCAGATAGCCGATGCTGTGACTGCAGATAACCCTCCACCAGTTGCACTTAAATTAGAAAAG GTATATCAACCGTGCATTCTGCAAACGAAAAAACGCTACGTTGGCTTTATGTTCGAGAGTCCCGATCAAGAGAAACCCACGTATGAAGCAAAAGGAATAGAAACAGTCCGAAGAGACGGCTGTCCCGCTGGAGTAAAG CTTCTACGTCAATCCTTGTGTGAATTATTTACCCATGGCGATATGTCGGTGGTGAAACGTCTAGTGAAGGCCACGCTGTCCCGTCTGGCGGAGACCTCGCTCCCGGTACACGAACTCTTCTTTACGCGCGAGTACCACGGACAGGCTGGGTACAGGCCTGGGGCTTCTGCGCCGCCAAACGAAATTGCGAA acgTATAGGTATGAAAGACCGTCGTGCGATACCAAGGACAGGCTGGCGGGTATCCTGGCTAGTTACGTGCGGAGCGCCCGGCGTGCCGCTGGTGCGCTTGGCTCGTACTCCGCAGGAGCTGACCCGCGATCGCTCATTACGACCCCACGTGGCGTACTACGCGACTCGCGTACTCCTACCGCCCCTACATCGCTGTCTGTCACTTTTGGGCGTTGATGTTTTTAAATG GTGGAACGAGCTTGGTTACAATCGCACAGCCCAGCAACGAGAGCAGACGCAGTCCGGTGGTATCGCGAAGTACATGTCCCGCGAGCGGTGCGCGGTGTGCGGCGTACGCACCAACGCCCGCAGCGCCGTGTGTCCGCAGTGTGCGCACACGCAGCGCGCCTGCGTCGTGCTACAGACACGTGCGAACAACGCTGCCACTTACTTAGACTCCTGTTACTCG ATATGTAGTTCCTGTTGTGGTCACACCGACACTGAGAAATGTCAAAATGTGGAATGTCCAGTTCTTTGGCGACGTTCAAGCGCATGTGAAAGATATTCTCAAATGACGGAATTGCTAACTCATTTACCATGA
- the LOC101746813 gene encoding DNA polymerase zeta catalytic subunit isoform X4, whose translation MSDIDLQSVQFRKSGLSQKSNEVLFDTKENTLTSESSCHYEADCMASHIINRQRIGKGDGIENPGLEEVWNQELERRKQLNMSLASKSLSQGLTSLKQVETDSHYKFENIFAVKLSNKIDKPVLLEHAYYPAETLGDTQLFKAVDVSIHLPSKDLDLTLNRTTKMNLNENEEEDLDTTIVDENLVLNSSMSLQYSQVLLNSEDMELIDMLHDMDQQRVEEDSIMGTPANQDQEVDVELDDAEYSRIFNDDSVCHDQNESENNGSPLSWHDSFWDGANIPQLDGTFDNDHVTKVRKKRRRTLQLGLSRPKKKNERVNNPTNTDSNIDTSEIDEINVSRETADGDVCISELVRASKISKTSIENTEIKSEETIIDAVSRITAKQNIVKLMNKSEIYDLQNKFVPTAGPSNKPVDCDNTEMGNSSNNELELSPDGNELGIVSFYDASKVFDDSFNQTFLQEQTNCDDCSDIIANEYEKQEDYDKFKDTELKLDVSVNEKLDTGIKIFTPTVKPPTKNEMEAKYKIRKTKQVQPFFSDYKDVGDKVEIGQLVLKLHSNLSRDQKPFEKVLETESIENWRKLLFLQKYATQDDYKPDTLRTLLAGNSRYVIQPVVRPPTSEQVKKWINEQKALQLLSQFSSEQAISKNMDDFNNSQALGLNEDEINSSIVSIENCESGKPDNSFQITLNTDGSFLCFGNTDNCKDNNSCEVATVNADFLTSMVIEVHTSVRGDMHPDPAVDPIKAVFYSVINDCPNNHFLKKSLTGIIVVDSSSRKYLDGCVFNVPVIYISNEIEAIDEVIKLVNLHDPDIMCGYEIEMNSWGYVLERAEILGLDVLKDLSRITEKNRQKRWIKNESDYEGRIIGRVIFNVWRLFRHELALSSYSFENCMYEVLNERVPSYSYAQLSDWWCDESKMLRWIPVDYYLTKLSGTVRMLQKLDIINRTSELARLFGLQWWEVLSRGSQFRVESLMLRATRPLNVIALSPTIKQRSTMRAPETLPLIFEPESRFYSDPVIVLDFQSLYPSMMISYNYCFSTCIGRVQNINGETAYEFGAWRLRIPRSKLEALVKNSLIHWSPVGIGFVKTSVRRGVLPALLRRILAARQAVKKSMKMQKDEAVKKAMHSRQLGLKLIANVTYGYTAANFSGRMPCVEVADSVVAKGRETLERAIKLVRENTTWNAKVIYGDTDSMFVLVPGRSRLEAFEIGQQIADAVTADNPPPVALKLEKVYQPCILQTKKRYVGFMFESPDQEKPTYEAKGIETVRRDGCPAGVKLLRQSLCELFTHGDMSVVKRLVKATLSRLAETSLPVHELFFTREYHGQAGYRPGASAPPNEIAKRIGMKDRRAIPRTGWRVSWLVTCGAPGVPLVRLARTPQELTRDRSLRPHVAYYATRVLLPPLHRCLSLLGVDVFKWWNELGYNRTAQQREQTQSGGIAKYMSRERCAVCGVRTNARSAVCPQCAHTQRACVVLQTRANNAATYLDSCYSICSSCCGHTDTEKCQNVECPVLWRRSSACERYSQMTELLTHLP comes from the exons ATGAGCGACATCGATTTGCAAAGCGTACAATTCCGAAAATCTGGTCTTTCTCAAAAGAGCAATGAAGTTTTATTTGATACAAAAGAAAATACTTTAACCTCGGAAAGCAGTTGCCATTACGAAGCTGACTGTATGGCTTCTCATATTATTAACCGTCAACGAATAGGTAAAGGAGATGGTATAGAAAATCCAGGATTAGAAGAAGTTTGGAACCAAGAGTTGGAAAGGCGGAAACAGTTAAATATGTCTTTAGCCTCAAAGTCACTCTCTCAAGGTCTTACTTCTTTAAAACAAGTAGAGACAGATTCACACTACAAATTCGAAAATATATTTGCCgtaaaattatcaaataaaattgataagCCTGTTCTTCTAGAGCACGCTTATTATCCAGCTGAGACTCTAGGAGATACGCAGCTGTTTAAAGCAGTTGATGTATCAATACATCTGCCTAGTAAAGACCTAGATTTGACCTTAAATAGAACgacaaaaatgaatttaaatgaaaacgaGGAAGAAGATTTGGATACCACCATTGTTGATGAAAATTTAGTCCTAAACAGTTCCATGTCTTTACAATACAGTCAAGTTTTGT TAAACAGTGAAGATATGGAATTAATTGATATGTTGCATGATATGGACCAACAACGTGTTGAGGAAGACAGCATCATGGGGACTCCAGCAAACCAAGATCAAGAAGTTGATGTCGAATTAGATGATGCAGAATACTCTAGGATATTTAATGATGATTCTGTTTGTCATGATCAAAATGAAAg TGAAAATAATGGCAGTCCTTTGTCTTGGCACGACTCTTTCTGGGATGGAGCTAATATTCCACAATTAGACGGCACATTCGACAACGACC ATGTCACAAAAGTTCGGAAAAAAAGAAGACGAACTCTTCAATTAGGGTTATCTAggccaaagaaaaaaaacgaaagggTAAATAATCCAACAAATACAGATTCTAATATAGACACTAGTGAAATAGACGAGATAAACGTTTCCAGAGAAACTGCTGATGGTGATGTATGTATCTCAGAACTAGTAAGGGCTAGCAAAATTTCAAAAACGTCAATAGAAAACACTGAAATTAAATCAGAAGAAACAATCATAGATGCAGTGTCTAGAATAACGGCTAAGCAAAATATTGTCAAGCTGATGAATAAATCTGAAATTTAcgatttacaaaacaaattcgTACCAACAGCAGGTCCCTCTAATAAACCCGTTGATTGTGACAACACGGAAATGGGTAATTCATCAAATAACGAATTAGAATTATCACCTGATGGTAATGAACTAGGTATAGTTAGCTTTTATGATGCATCTAAAGTGTTTGATGATTCTTTTAATCAAACATTTTTACAAGAACAGACAAATTGTGATGACTGTTCTGATATTATTGCAAATGAATATGAAAAACAAGAAGACTATGACAAATTTAAAGATACGGAACTAAAATTAGATGTATCAGTAAACGAAAAACTAGACACtggtattaaaatttttactcCAACCGTAAAGCCAccaactaaaaatgaaatggAAGCTAAATATAAAATCCGAAAAACAAAACAGGTTCAACCATTTTTTTCTGATTATAAAGATGTTGGAGATAAAGTAGAAATCGGCCAATTGGTTTTAAAATTGCACAGTAATTTGTCACGCGACCAAAAACCGTTTGAAAAAGTATTGGAAACTGAAAGCATTGAAAATTGGAGAAAACTATTATTTCTACAAAAGTATGCAACACAAGACGACTACAAACCAGACACGCTGAGAACATTGTTAGCAGGAAATTCAAGATATGTTATACAGCCTGTTGTGAGACCTCCAACGAGTGAGCAAGTAAAGAAATGGATAAATGAACAAAAAGCTCTCCAACTATTGTCACAATTTAGCTCAGAACAAGCAATTTCCAAAAACATGGACGATTTCAATAATTCTCAAGCTTTAGGTTTAAATGAAGATGAAATTAATAGTAGTATCGTAAGCATCGAAAATTGCGAAAGT GGAAAACCAGACAACAGTtttcaaataacattaaatactgACGGATCTTTCCTTTGCTTTGGAAATACTGATAACTGTAAAGATAATAATTCCTGCGAAGTAGCCACAGTGAAc GCGGACTTTCTCACTTCAATGGTTATTGAAGTCCACACTTCTGTGAGAGGTGATATGCATCCAGATCCGGCGGTAGATCCAATAAAAGCTGTGTTTTACTCTGTTATCAATGACTGCCCGAATAATCATTtcctaaaaaaatctttaacgGGAATCATTGTGGTCGATTCAAGTTCCCGAAAATATTTAGATGGGTGCGTATTCAATGTTCCTGTAATCTACATTAGTAATGAAATTGAAGCCATCGATGAAGTAATTAAATTAGTAAACCTACATGATCCAGACATAATGTGCGGTTATGAAATAGAAATGAATTCTTGGGGATACGTATTGGAAAGAGCTGAGATTCTTGGGTTGGATGTTTTAAAAGATTTATCTAGAATTACCGAGAAGAACAGACAAAAACGTTGGATCAAAAATGAATCCGATTACGAAGGTAGAATTATTGGGAGAGTTATATTCAATGTGTGGCGTTTGTTTCGTCACGAACTGGCATTATCAAGCTACAGTTTCGAGAATTGTATGTACGAAGTATTGAATGAACGAGTACCGTCATACAGCTATGCGCAACTGTCGGATTGGTGGTGCGACGAATCGAAAATGTTAAGATGGATTCCCGTCGATTATTATTTGACCAAACTGTCGGGTACAGTCAGAATGCTACAGAAATTGGATATCATAA ATAGAACGTCGGAACTGGCCAGATTGTTTGGTCTGCAGTGGTGGGAAGTTTTGTCCAGAGGATCACAGTTCCGTGTCGAATCTCTGATGCTACGAGCGACCAGACCTCTCAATGTTATTGCTCTATCCCCAACTATAAAACAGAGATCTACCATGCGAGCCCCTGAAACTTTGCCTCTTATATTTGAACCGG AATCTCGATTCTACTCGGATCCAGTGATTGTCCTAGATTTTCAGAGTCTGTATCCTTCGATGATGATTTCCTACAACTATTGCTTCTCAACGTGTATCGGTCGCGTGCAGAATATTAATgg CGAAACGGCCTATGAGTTCGGGGCATGGCGCTTAAGGATTCCTAGATCAAAGTTAGAAGCTCTTGTTAAAAACTCCCTAATACATTGGTCGCCGGTTGGGATTGGATTTGTTAAAACGTCGGTTCGGAGAGGCGTACTGCCAGCGCTCTTGAGGAGAATACTCGCTGCTAGACAAGCAGTTAAGAAAAGTATGAAAATGCAGAAAGATGAGGCAGTAAAGAAAGCGATGCATTCCAGACAATTAG GTTTAAAATTAATAGCCAACGTGACATACGGATATACAGCTGCGAACTTCAGTGGACGTATGCCTTGCGTGGAAGTCGCCGATAGTGTCGTGGCTAAAGGCAGAGAAACGCTTGAAAGAGCCATAAAATTAGTTCGGGAAAATACTACATGGAATGCCAAG gtTATATACGGTGACACTGATTCAATGTTCGTGTTGGTGCCCGGCAGGAGTCGTTTAGAAGCATTCGAAATCGGTCAGCAGATAGCCGATGCTGTGACTGCAGATAACCCTCCACCAGTTGCACTTAAATTAGAAAAG GTATATCAACCGTGCATTCTGCAAACGAAAAAACGCTACGTTGGCTTTATGTTCGAGAGTCCCGATCAAGAGAAACCCACGTATGAAGCAAAAGGAATAGAAACAGTCCGAAGAGACGGCTGTCCCGCTGGAGTAAAG CTTCTACGTCAATCCTTGTGTGAATTATTTACCCATGGCGATATGTCGGTGGTGAAACGTCTAGTGAAGGCCACGCTGTCCCGTCTGGCGGAGACCTCGCTCCCGGTACACGAACTCTTCTTTACGCGCGAGTACCACGGACAGGCTGGGTACAGGCCTGGGGCTTCTGCGCCGCCAAACGAAATTGCGAA acgTATAGGTATGAAAGACCGTCGTGCGATACCAAGGACAGGCTGGCGGGTATCCTGGCTAGTTACGTGCGGAGCGCCCGGCGTGCCGCTGGTGCGCTTGGCTCGTACTCCGCAGGAGCTGACCCGCGATCGCTCATTACGACCCCACGTGGCGTACTACGCGACTCGCGTACTCCTACCGCCCCTACATCGCTGTCTGTCACTTTTGGGCGTTGATGTTTTTAAATG GTGGAACGAGCTTGGTTACAATCGCACAGCCCAGCAACGAGAGCAGACGCAGTCCGGTGGTATCGCGAAGTACATGTCCCGCGAGCGGTGCGCGGTGTGCGGCGTACGCACCAACGCCCGCAGCGCCGTGTGTCCGCAGTGTGCGCACACGCAGCGCGCCTGCGTCGTGCTACAGACACGTGCGAACAACGCTGCCACTTACTTAGACTCCTGTTACTCG ATATGTAGTTCCTGTTGTGGTCACACCGACACTGAGAAATGTCAAAATGTGGAATGTCCAGTTCTTTGGCGACGTTCAAGCGCATGTGAAAGATATTCTCAAATGACGGAATTGCTAACTCATTTACCATGA